The following is a genomic window from Acidobacteriota bacterium.
CGATCGCTATCTCACGGGACCCTCGGCGCAGAACTATCTGGACATTGATGCGCTGAATGGCGATGGTATCGAGGTGGAGTTCATGGCCTACGACTATCCGGAGTATCCACAGCTGCACCCGCCCTTCGATCCCGAGGTCAGCATCCTGGATCTCCTGTTCAACGCCGGTCCGCTGGCCTCGTCCTACTTTGACAGGGATCCCGACGCCGAGACTCGATGACACGTTCCACAACCCAGCCCGGGCCACGCCCCCATCTCCGGGGACCGCTATGGGTTCTTGGAATCTCCCTTCTCGTCGGTGGCGCACTTCGGGTCGGATTTCTTCTGGCCCAACCGATCTCGCCCTACGACCCCTGGCGACACCGGCAGTTGGTCGACAACCTTCGGTCCGGCCTGGGATTCACCCTCTTCGAGGGACAGGATTATCTCTGGTACAACCCGCTCTGGTATCGGCTCAGCGCCCTGCTGACTGACGGAGACGGGATGCGCTGGGTCGCCGCCGCCTTCTCCCTGCTCTGCGTCCCCCTGGCCTTCCGTGCGCTTCAGTTCGAGTTGCCGGACCGCCCGGCCGCCGCCGCCTGGGGCGCGGCCCTCACCGCCACCCTGGGCCCGCTGATCGCCTTCACCTGTCACGACGGGTCCGAGGCCCTGGCGGTGGCCCTGGTCTTCCTCGCGCTGGCGGTGAACCCGCGAAGAAGCCCCTGGAGAGCGCTCCTGGCAGGGGTCGTCCTGGGCCTGGCCCTGGTTCTGAGGCTGAACCTCCTCTTCAATGGAATCCTGCTCCTGGGGCTCCTACGGCGCCCTGGACGGGGGCTCCCGTTCATCGCCGGCGTGGCGCTGCCTCTTCTCGCCCATTTCGCCCGCAACGCCCGTATCCTCTCTGCCGAGGCGTGGGTCTACACCTGGGATGGCCTCGCCGTTCGTGGTGACAGCTTCGACCTCGGTTCGACGCTGCTCCTCCAGCGCCACCCGGAGATCCAGGCCGCGCTGGCCGCGCTCCATCGGACGATCGTGTCGCTCCCCCAATGGCTTCTACGGTTGGATTGGCTGCTGTTCTTGCTGCTGGGCCTCGGTGCCCTGGCGCTCTGCCGCCGTTGGGCCTGGCGCGGCGCGGCGCTGGCCACGCTTGCTTACTTCTTCTTGCTGGACGCAACCGGATCGGCGAACTTCTTCCGACTCTACGTCGCCATCTTTCCGGCGATGATTCTCGGCGCCGCCGTCGTTGCGTCGGAACCGAGTCGACGGGGTCTTCGCGCCGGCTTCATCGCGCTGTTCGTCCTGGTGGGACTACCGTCCCTGGCACCCACTCCGATGACGCCTCTTCCGGACGCCACCGCCCCTGCCCGTCTGATCGTCCACGACGCTTACTTCGTCAATAGCGGTCGATACCATCCCGAGGCGTTACTCCGAACCTATCCCGGTCGGCGTTTCGTCGGCCTGCCGCTGCGGGGCACCGACCTGCCGGCCTTCCTGGATGCCCACCCCACGGTGGATCGGTTGCTTTGGCATGACTTTAGTTTGCAGGACACGGTCCTCGAGGCGTTTGCTGTGGCGGGTTGGCAGCCGGAGCAGACCGAGCTGGGGGTGGATGGGCATCGCTATCAGGTCTGGGTCCGACCCACGCGGTAACCGTTTCAAAGAAAAAGGGCTGCGAGGCATAAGCCCCGCAGCCCTTTCTGCCTTCAGCAGAAGGAATCAGCTACTAGCGGCCGCGACGGCTGCCACGCTCCCGGATGTTGAGATCCGAACCCGGACGGACGCGAGCCGGGCTATCCGGATCCGCAAGGGTCGTACCACACTCGACGCGATTCGAGTCCATGGAGACCACGGCGGTCTCGTATCCGTCGGGGAAGACGAGGCTGGCGCCGAGATAGGCATCCACACCCGTCGCCGGTCCACCGGAACAATCGACAGCCACAGCGACCGACGCGAGCACGTCCGTCGCCTCACCCGCGAGAGTCCAGCCGGCGCCGATGGCGCGATCAACCGGAGCGAGGTCGCCACGGTTGACGGTCTGGGAGTAGACGCGGTAGGTCACCGGGGCACAACCGCAGGCATCATTCACGCCACCGCTGGCGTCGGGAAGCGAAACGGTCAGGTTGACATTCTCACCCGCAGCGCTGGAACCCGTGATACTCAGTCGCGGGATGGGCTGGAGCTGAATCGTGCCGGGGGACACAAACGTCGTGTTGCCGTTTGCCGCCACGTCGCCACCGAGGGTCGCGAAGTAGCCAACGCCGTCGATCTCATCAGAGAACTGGACGCAGAGGCAGCGGTTCGGCACAGCGTTGCTGTCCGAGATACAGCCGTCGATACCGGCACGGTTCCAGTTCACCAGGCCAGCGTACATGACATACGAGTAACTACCGGAGTAGTAACCGTCGATGTCGTTACCGCCACCGGCGCCATACATCCAGTTGGAACGATCGAAGAGACCGCTATCCACACCGGAGCCAGTCGCAGCGCCGTCGTTGATGACCGGGTCGCCGGAACCGGCGAGCCAGAAGTCCACGGACAGGTTCGGCGTGATGGCCGTCTTCAACGGACCCGCGACCGTGTTTTCGTAGCAGCCGTAGCCACCACACCAGTTGGGGTTCGAGACGACTCGCGTCGCGCCGTCGAAGGCCCAGAAGGCGCCGTCCGTACCGCCGCACGCTGCGGCGGCGGGCTGCACGAAGACAGCAAGCGCCAGCACGAGCACAAGGCCCAATCCAATCTTGCTTACAGATTTCATAATTCGTTACTCCTCCTGCGTCGAATAATTAGTAATGCGAAGGGACCCAGGCAACGTCGGCCAGGACCTGGATCACGTAGGACTCACCAGCGACGAGCGGGAACGCCGTGCCGATGGAGCCGTTATAAGAATTCAGCAAGTTGGTCGTCTTGCTGAGAAAACTGATCGCCACCGTGTTCCCCGGAGCAGAAGCAGCATCGACCTCGTCGATGAGATCCTTCGCATCCGCTGACGTCGAGTGGTACGGATACGCGATGAAGTTCTGACCACTGGCGGAACCATTGGTTCCCTGGGCGTCGAGGGCGACAACCAGACTCGGGTCGTGAGAACCGACGATGACGTAGTTGACCAGCGACGTGACCTGCACGACGTAGCCTTCGCCACCGAGGATCGGGAACGCGGTACCGATGGAACCGTTGTAAGACGCGAGAAGGTTGGTCTGCGCGTCGAACTGCGCCACCTGCGCGACGACCGAGCCTCCGGCCGCGGTGTTGATGTCCGTGATCAGATCAAAGGCATCACCAATGTTGGTTTGTTGATTGAACGGCAGAGCGATGGTGCTCTGTCCCGAACCGCCACCGGCGGCGACGGAATCCTGAATCTCGTAGTTCAGCTTGAAGCCCATGTTGGACGCAAATAGGCCGCCCGCTACAAGGGCAGCGGCCAGGCCAGCGGCGACCACCAAGAACGTGCTCTTCCTCATGAATTCTCCTCCACGGTCAAAACCACCCCATCCCACAGCCCCGTAAGCCCCTTCTTGTGACTCCAGGACGGACAGGTACAGGCCGCCCGCGCGACCCTAAATGTACCCGTAAGCCTGTAATCGTCAAGGGGTTTATGCTGCGCAAACAGCCCCCCGGAGCGATGGTTCTCAGGTGTGACCATAAGTTTTAAAAGCTTTGACACTTGATTTGTCTCGGCATTTCCAAAAAGACTCGATAAATCCTGCAAAAACTCAATCGATTCTGTAAAAGACCAAATTGCTCTCGCCGGCCTGCGATTGGACCGAGTCGCGAAAACTTCCCTGGGCCTGGGCGAACGGTTGAAGATCGGAGGGATCCGCCAGCTCCTGTGGGGACGAGCTCCGGTAGACCCGATGGGGTTGTCCCCCGTTGGCGATGTTGAAAATGACCTGCCCACCGCGCTTTTCAATGGAAAGCAACGAAGCTCCGGCCTCAGGGGCCTCAGCGGTGAAAAACATGGACCCGAACACGAACGCCAACGCCACGGTGGGGGCCATCACGGCCCAGGTCCAACGCCGAATCGGCAAGAACAGGGACGGAATTCCCGTCGACGTGGGACTTTCCGTCCACGCCGCCCCCAGGACCCGGTCTCGACCGCCGGCGCTGAGGCGCTCGACGCCAGTGTCCTGATTACGGCTATCCCGGATCAGTTGTGTCAGCCGGTCATGGCGTTGATCGTGATTTCTTGCCATCGCAGACCTCCAGAGAGCCGTTACAAAGGGGAATACCGGCGCCGAGCCCAGAACGATCAACGGATCCGAGATTTTTTAGACTTTTTCGTCCACCAGCCGCCGGAGGTGCCTCCGGGCCCGCCCGAGATGACGACGGACGGTGATCGCGCTAATCGCCAGATCCCTGGCGACCTGCCGTGGGGTGCGCTCTTCCAGGTCACAAAGAATGAAGATGGCCCGTTCCCGAGCGCTCAGGGACTCCAGCAGCCCCATCAGCTCACGGGAACTCTCCGCCGCCGCGAGCCCCGCATCCGGCCCCCCGCTCGGCTCGGCTTCCTCGTGGATTTGACGGGCGACCCCGGGGTCGTCGGCATCCAGGTGGACCCTTCCGGCGTGACGACAGCGGTGATCGTGGGCCGCGTTGACGGTAATGCGATAGACCCAGCTATCGAAGCGACGCCTGGCGTCGTAGCTCCCGAGATGACGGAAGATCCGGATGAAGACCTCCTGCGCCACATCGTCGCGATCGTCAAGAAGGATCCCCATCAATCGTAGAACCCGAAAGACCCGAGCCTGATGACGGTCGAGGAGTGACTCCAGCGCGCGGGCGTCTCCGTCCCGCGCCGCCCGGACGTCTCGCTCATCGTCTTTGGCTTGCTTGTCGTCCATGCCCCTCTCCCGCCGGGATTATGCCTCGACGGGTCGGGATTGTCCGAATCGGATGGGGCGACGGATCAGAACGGGCTGCGATTGCCGAGGGTGTCCACGGCCAGCACCGAGTAAAACCGATTCTGGGACGGCGGCATCAACTCGAACATCGTGTCGGAGGTCGTGGCGAACGGAACGACCACGCCGTCACGAATGTCCAGCCGCGTCACCGGCGTATCGCCCACGTAGATCTCGTACTCGGCAATGGTGGTCGGCTGCCCGGTCGTCGTCGTCGTAACCGCCGGCCAGACCAGGACGAGTTCTCCCGGTGTCAACGTTTTACCCAGCGACAAGTCGACCCAATCGGGCAGGTCCGCACCGAGCCCGCCGGTATTGCCATCGCTGCTGACCGCCTGCACCCGATACTGCCAGTTCTCCACCGCCACAAAGGCGCCCAGGTCGGGGTACGAAGTGCAGGGTGCGAGGCACTCGTCGAGCTTGGCCATCTGGCCGTTGCCGTAGCCCGGGGCCGGCCCGCGGAAGATGTCGTAGCGTTCCACGACCAGCGGCTTTCCGTAGATCGTCGTCGTCACTTCGGACCACGTCAGTTCGAGGTCGCTTCCACTCACGTCGACATGAAGATCATCGACGAATCGCGGAGAACGCAACCCTTCCGAAAAGACCGGAAAGTCCGTAACCTCATCGGAGAAATCCGACGTGTTGCCGCTGGTGTTGGTCGCCGTGACCGCGAAGAAATAGTCCTGGCCGACCTGGAGACCGGGAAGTGTCGTCGTCGTGTCATCGAGTTGCACGACATTGGGATAGTCCCCACTTGCGACCCCCCAGTGCAGCGTGTAGAAGTCCAGGTCAGTCTCCGGATTGGCATTCCAGTCGAGGAACAGCAGACTGCCCGTCCCTGGATCCGTCACCGTCACCCCCGACGGCACGGATGGCGGACCGGGGTTCAAGGGCGTCACCCGGACACAGTCCATCTCCGCCCCTCCGCAATCGCTGTTCAGGTTGGACGCACGACTCTCGAAGCTCTGTGGGTCGACGGCGATCACGTAATAGAAATACTCCTGGGCGTTGACCGCCGTACTATCGATGAACTGGAGGCCCATGAGCGGAGCCATGTTGAGCTTCGTGTAGCCGGAGCCGAGCCCCGAGAGAAGGGTGGCGCGGTAGACGTCATACGTGACGCTCCCGTCGGTACTGGCCGTCCAGTCCAGCTGGACCTGAGCGTTCCCGCCGGTGGCGATCAAGTCGGTCGGCGGCGCGACATCCGGCAAGGCGAGTCGCGTCGCCGGATCTCCCTGCAAGACGTAGGCCTGGCAGGAGTCCACCGTCCCCGGTCCCAGTCCACAGAGGTTCAGGGAGACGCCCAGCGAGATCTCACCGAGTGCCCGCTTCTTCGCGAGCCCGAAGGCACCGTCCCAGATGCTCTCGGTCGCAAAGACACCGACGAACACGAACGACAGCGACGACGGTGCCAGGACCCCGATACCGCCGCCGCCCTCACGCTTCAACCAGCCCTCGCCGAGGGTGTTCTCTACCGGGATGTGGAACCCACCGGTCAGGCAGTTGTGCGCCAGGACGAAGGGAAGGCGAAGACCGTTCATCAGATCGAGAGTGTCGAATGCAGGGTCTCTCTCGTCGAAGAACGCGGCGTCGGACCAGACCATGAAATTTCCGTGCCCGACGAACTGCACCAGGGCGGCGCCGTCCGCGATCATCCCGGAGCCGTTGACCTCCGCCATGATGTCGGCACGCATCACGTTGTTCGCATTACCGACACCGGGTTCGATGTAGTCGGTCCAATAGCGAAGATCGACGTTGGTATACGGCTGCCCCTGTAGATGACTCAGCGAGTCGCTATTCAGCGTCTCGAACTGCAATGCCTCGCCGGGGTTGTTTCCGGGCTTGCCCTGATCCGAGATCGTCACGATATGCTTCTTCCAACTTCCCATCGCCGGTGACTGTTCGTAGTCGAGGACCTTCTGCAGGACTCGATTGGCGATGACAGTCGATCGCGCAGGGATTCGACCGACCATCAGGTCGGGAATAGAGTCGTTGCCGATGACGGCCGCCAGCAGGTTGTCGCTGGCGTAGTAGCCGAGCTCGAACACATCCTTAAAAACGATCTGCGTCGGCAGGACGTTGCCCTGGGCCGGCCCGCCCTTGTAATTGAATGAACCATCCCCCAGAAGCAGCACGTAGGACGGCTTGGGGTTGGCCCAACCCTCTCCGGGCGCCGTCGACATGACCCAGCGCAGGAACGATTCGATCGCATCGGGTCCCTGCAGGCCATGGTTGAACTCGTCGACCACGTCGGAGTAGCGAGCGATCTTGCTGGAGAGATCGCCTCCGGCAGCGGTCCCGCGCCAGTTCAGTAACAGGTCCAGCGGCATTCCCGGGGTGTCATCCAAAACGTCGTCTGCCGCGATGACGATGTAGTCGGCCTGAGTCGTGTTATCCCGCAAGTCCGAGACCACGTCATCAAAGAAGTCGGGATCCCCCGGAATCGTCGTCGCGGAATCCTCGAAGACGATAAACCGGCGCTCGGCGCCATCCGTGACATCGGGCCGGTTCTGAATGTTGAAGCGAACCGAATAGGGGCCGGCTCCGGAAACCGTCGCGTTATCGATCCGACGTGCGAGGATAATCTCATCGCCGTCGAGGGTGGTGATCTCGATGATCTCCGGCGTGGCATCACTCAGCCCGTCGATGGCAAAGTCCTGCTCCTCGTCGATCCAGGTGAACTCGATGAAGCCACCGATCGGACTGAACGTCCGGTCATACGTCAGATCGATCTCGTTCAGGATGGCGTCGTTTCGGATCGTGGCGACCGGCAGGACCTCGAGCTTGACGTCCACCGGATCGGTCAGCGCATTGCCCATGCCGGGATAGACCCAGGTAAACTCGTGGTCGAAGATCGTGCGACCGTCGAACGACTGCTGGTCACTCTGCAACACCTGGGCACCCGAGTTCAGTACGGTCAACCGGGTGTTGTGGTCGGGGTCCACGCCGAAGTCCTCGGTGATCCCGCGGATGCGAACACGCACGTCGAGATCCGACATCGGCGACGCCAGCCCCGGCAACGCGACCGTGTCGGTGCGCTCCGACGGTAACGTGGCCTCGGTCGAAAGCGTCGGCAGCCAGTACCAGGGATCTGCGCTGCCGAGGGGCCGGTATCCGAACTCCGAGTCGACCTCTTCGTGCACTGTCGCTCGAAACGCCGTGGGAGGCGTCAAGCCCAGGTTGGGTGTGCCGTCGTCCGCCGCCATCAAGGGGAGGGCCGAGGTTGCGACGGTCAGGAAGTAGACATTCTCGTCGCCGAAGTCCCGGGCCTCGTAGAGGTCGACGTCGGTGTTGGCGATATCGAGATTCAATTCTGCGTCCGGCTCTTCGTCCAGTGCCTGGCCGTAGAACTGGACCCATTCCCCGGGCTCCAGCAGCCCGTCGCCGTCATCGTTGGTATCGAGCGGGATCGTGACCCCGCGACTCTCCAGCTGCCACGTGTTGATCGGCTCGACCAGGAAACCACTGCCCATCATCCGGGTGTGATCGAGTCGGACCATCCCGTCGGCGCGGATGAGAATCTTTCTTCGTGCGCCGGGGAACATCGAACGACCGGCCGTCGAAGCCGGACGATCGTCGGGGAGGACACGAAAGGCCGCGGCTTCGTCGCCATTGACGAACGCTTCGCGATAGAGCCGCTCGAAGACCGCAGAGTCCCTCGTGGCCGTCGTCGTCGAACGGGCTCCTGCGGGGCGGTTGAAGTCGACCTGAATCTCGATCTGGCGATGGACAACCAGCTCCTCGGCCACCGGATCCCAGCGGTAGGGAGCGACGTGAACCTCGACGAAGCGCTGATAGCGGAGGTTGCCGATCTGGCCCAACCAGACCGGGGCCTCGGGCCACAGACGAGACCCCTGGTAGATCCGTGGGTCCTGTCGATACTCCGCCTGCCGGCGAAGCGCTTCATCGCCGTCCAACTCACGGGCGTCCAGGTTTCGACGGAGGCGGCTGCCGGCCCGACCTCCGCGCTCGAAGAATCGGGGATGGGGCTCGGGGATCCGTCCGGGATAAGTTTCGCGGGAACCAAGAACGAAACTCAACGTCGGCTCCCCATCATTGGGAATCGCCACGCGGTAGGTCTTGACCGGTAGGTTCGGCTGCCCCGGTTCGGTCACGTAGGGACCGTAACCCGGCGCCGTAACTTTGAGGGTTCCGTCCTGCCCATTAGAGAAGGCAGGCTCAGGAGCCTCGACATGAAGAACGAAGGCGCCGGGTGTAGCACCCGACGCCCGATCTTCTTCTGCGTTTCCAAGGGCACTGAGTCCCAGGAAAGAAACGCCTATCACTGCTACGCCCCTCGAGAGGAGCGTTAAACGAAGTCCCATGTATCACTCGCGGAAGAGGTAAGAGCCTGAGAGCACCCACCCCCCCGGGTGTAACAGGGGAAGCTTAGCTCTGAATGGGGCCCATTCCCGCGCAGCCATCGTCGGCTTTACCGCAGGCAACGGCCCGAGTCTCAAGCTTCTCCGTGTGGATGATTGCCGGTCGTTCGTACTGTTTCTTCATGTGCCTCCCCCTGACAACACGGGACCTTCCCGTTTTCAAGGTCTTCCGTTACAAGAACGCCGGACGATAAATTTGTCCGGCACGGTCGGTTATATACGCCGCGGCTCGCGGCAATTCAAGCAGAATTTGCCCTCTCTTCAGGGTCCTCGATCTGTAAAAGGTCATAATGCTGTCGGACGGCCTTGGCATTGATCTCTGCCTGAGGGTACATCGCCAGCGGATCGCCGGTCTGGGTCTCCGCCACCCCCATGCAATAACTAAAATAAGGTCCATTTTCGTGATGGTCCAGTTTTTCTCGGGCATCTACGGAGAGCTGCCTGGCTCCGTTCAGGACTGGAGAATTCTGCCAGAGATCCACCAGGTCCTCTGTTTCAAGGATATTTCCGGCTTTCCGGCGGAGGGCCACGCAGGGCAAAATGTTGCCATAGGGGTCGATGGTCAGCCCCGAGCGAGCCGTCCCACAATTGACCGAACCATCGGCGGCACAATGGTTCGCCTTGGGCGGCATCATCCCGTGGTGGAGTTCCGAATACCAATCTCCCCAGTACTTATCCAAAAACTCGTCCTGAGCTCGCAGCGCCAAAGGGTCCTGGTCTCCGTCGTCCTTGGGTGTGATGACAGCGTCGAAGGTGACCCGTAACCCCAGTCGGTCACCAAGATCTCGGATCTCGAACAGTTCATTCTGATTGAGATTCGTGATGGGGCATTTCAGATTGACCTTGATCCCCTCGGCCACCAGATTTTCGAGCGCCTTGACCGTCTTCTTGAAGGAACCCTTGATCCGAGTCAGCGCTTCGTGGGACTCCGGTCGGGATCCGTGGATGGAGATCTCGACCTCCATCGGCTTCAGAGCCTTCACCCGTCGGACCATCTTCTTGTCGGCCAGGAGGTAGCCGTTGGAGTAGATCCGCAGGGCCATGCCCAGACGCCGGGCCTCCACGGCAATCTTGAAAAAGTCCTTATGACAGAGTGCCTCACCACCGGTCAGCGTGACATACAACACGCCCAATTCCCGGACTTTTGCGAGGGCCTCGAAGATCTGCGGCGTGGTCATCTCGCGCTCGCCGGTGGGCGAGTTGTAGCAGAACGTGCAGAGGTGATTACATCGGTAGGTGATCTCGATCTGG
Proteins encoded in this region:
- a CDS encoding radical SAM protein, whose protein sequence is MSENATETNPYRRMVNQAFHKALPLNCQIEITYRCNHLCTFCYNSPTGEREMTTPQIFEALAKVRELGVLYVTLTGGEALCHKDFFKIAVEARRLGMALRIYSNGYLLADKKMVRRVKALKPMEVEISIHGSRPESHEALTRIKGSFKKTVKALENLVAEGIKVNLKCPITNLNQNELFEIRDLGDRLGLRVTFDAVITPKDDGDQDPLALRAQDEFLDKYWGDWYSELHHGMMPPKANHCAADGSVNCGTARSGLTIDPYGNILPCVALRRKAGNILETEDLVDLWQNSPVLNGARQLSVDAREKLDHHENGPYFSYCMGVAETQTGDPLAMYPQAEINAKAVRQHYDLLQIEDPEERANSA
- a CDS encoding RNA polymerase sigma factor; its protein translation is MDDKQAKDDERDVRAARDGDARALESLLDRHQARVFRVLRLMGILLDDRDDVAQEVFIRIFRHLGSYDARRRFDSWVYRITVNAAHDHRCRHAGRVHLDADDPGVARQIHEEAEPSGGPDAGLAAAESSRELMGLLESLSARERAIFILCDLEERTPRQVARDLAISAITVRRHLGRARRHLRRLVDEKV
- a CDS encoding C25 family cysteine peptidase; its protein translation is MTEPGQPNLPVKTYRVAIPNDGEPTLSFVLGSRETYPGRIPEPHPRFFERGGRAGSRLRRNLDARELDGDEALRRQAEYRQDPRIYQGSRLWPEAPVWLGQIGNLRYQRFVEVHVAPYRWDPVAEELVVHRQIEIQVDFNRPAGARSTTTATRDSAVFERLYREAFVNGDEAAAFRVLPDDRPASTAGRSMFPGARRKILIRADGMVRLDHTRMMGSGFLVEPINTWQLESRGVTIPLDTNDDGDGLLEPGEWVQFYGQALDEEPDAELNLDIANTDVDLYEARDFGDENVYFLTVATSALPLMAADDGTPNLGLTPPTAFRATVHEEVDSEFGYRPLGSADPWYWLPTLSTEATLPSERTDTVALPGLASPMSDLDVRVRIRGITEDFGVDPDHNTRLTVLNSGAQVLQSDQQSFDGRTIFDHEFTWVYPGMGNALTDPVDVKLEVLPVATIRNDAILNEIDLTYDRTFSPIGGFIEFTWIDEEQDFAIDGLSDATPEIIEITTLDGDEIILARRIDNATVSGAGPYSVRFNIQNRPDVTDGAERRFIVFEDSATTIPGDPDFFDDVVSDLRDNTTQADYIVIAADDVLDDTPGMPLDLLLNWRGTAAGGDLSSKIARYSDVVDEFNHGLQGPDAIESFLRWVMSTAPGEGWANPKPSYVLLLGDGSFNYKGGPAQGNVLPTQIVFKDVFELGYYASDNLLAAVIGNDSIPDLMVGRIPARSTVIANRVLQKVLDYEQSPAMGSWKKHIVTISDQGKPGNNPGEALQFETLNSDSLSHLQGQPYTNVDLRYWTDYIEPGVGNANNVMRADIMAEVNGSGMIADGAALVQFVGHGNFMVWSDAAFFDERDPAFDTLDLMNGLRLPFVLAHNCLTGGFHIPVENTLGEGWLKREGGGGIGVLAPSSLSFVFVGVFATESIWDGAFGLAKKRALGEISLGVSLNLCGLGPGTVDSCQAYVLQGDPATRLALPDVAPPTDLIATGGNAQVQLDWTASTDGSVTYDVYRATLLSGLGSGYTKLNMAPLMGLQFIDSTAVNAQEYFYYVIAVDPQSFESRASNLNSDCGGAEMDCVRVTPLNPGPPSVPSGVTVTDPGTGSLLFLDWNANPETDLDFYTLHWGVASGDYPNVVQLDDTTTTLPGLQVGQDYFFAVTATNTSGNTSDFSDEVTDFPVFSEGLRSPRFVDDLHVDVSGSDLELTWSEVTTTIYGKPLVVERYDIFRGPAPGYGNGQMAKLDECLAPCTSYPDLGAFVAVENWQYRVQAVSSDGNTGGLGADLPDWVDLSLGKTLTPGELVLVWPAVTTTTTGQPTTIAEYEIYVGDTPVTRLDIRDGVVVPFATTSDTMFELMPPSQNRFYSVLAVDTLGNRSPF